The Pseudomonas chlororaphis subsp. piscium genome contains the following window.
CGCTGGATATGCAGGGTCAGGCTGCTGTACTGCACGCCGTGCTCGCCGTTGGGCGCGCTCAGGGCGTGGCAGCTGCGCAGGTTGTCGCAGCCGGTGATCCATTCCTTGGTCTGGCGCAGCAAGGGCACCTTTTCCGCGGTGTTCTGCGCCATCGCCTGGGCGGCGCTGGCCGTCAGCAAAAGGACCATCAGGGTGCGCTGCAACATGGGACTTTCCTTGTCGGGCAAAAGCGCCGATTGTCCCACGCCGCGCTCCTGCCCTCCCAGTTTTTTTGCCTTCAGGACGAGGGTTTCACCGCGCCCTGGCGCGCCCGATATTCCCCCGGCGTCATCTTCGCGTAGCGCTGGAAGAACCGGCTGAAATACGCCGGGTCCTTGAACCCCAGCTGGTAGCAGATTTCATTCACCGAACTGGCGGTGAACAGCAGCAGGCGCTTGGACTCCTGCATCAGGCGCTCGTACACCAGGCGTTTCGACGGCAGGTCGGCGATGCGCCGACAGACGTCGTTGAGGCGCGCCTCGGTGACGCCGATCTGCCCGGCATAGCGCGACAGCGGCCAATGCTCCAGGTACTGGGCTTCGATCAGTTCGTTGAAGCGATGGAAGATGTGCAGGTCTTCGTGGCGCGCCGGGCGCGCCTTGAGGGAATTGGCCGAGAGCCTGAGCAGGCTGATCAGGATCAAGCGGGTCAGGGCCTCCAGCGCTGGCGCATGCCCGGCGCCCTGCCCGGCGACCTCCTCCTGCAATTCATCGAACAGCAGCGCCAGGCGCCGTGCCTCGCCAGCGAACCCCGGACCCAGGCGCGCCAGGGCCACGCAGGCCGGCGCTACCTGCGGACCGCTAGCGAGGCGGCTGTCGGCTTCGATCAGCTCCCACACCAACTGCTGGCGCACGGTCAGCACGTGGCCTTCGCTGTCGGCCTCGGTGACAAAGGAATGGGCAATGGTCGGCGGCGTGAGGAAAAACATCGGCCCCGATTCCAGGTATTGCTGGTCGTCGAGGTAGACCCGCACCGCGCCGCTTTTCACGTAGTGCACCTGGAAAAACCGGTCGTGGCGGTGCACCGGCATGTTGCGGCCGAAGAACCCGGCCAGGTTGCTCAGCTTGTCGTAATGCACCTGCGAGTCGGCGTAACGCTGGTCGTAGACCTGGCCGATGTTGATGTTGGGGATCGGCTGGCGATCGCTCATGGTGGCGTGTCTCTTTTTTTCGCTCGCGGCGCTTTTTATTTCGCCGCAGCGCTTTTTTATTTTTACCCGCGGCAAGCGCCCACATCCTGCGTGATTCGCGGCCTGTTCACCAGTACACGGCAAACGGGTCATGGCCGGCGCTTGACGATCGTTAACATATTAAATATAACGTTAACACATTAACGAAATCACCTCGTCTTCCGCGATGCTCAGGAGAAAACCACAATGAGCCGTGCACTGCATGAAGTCGCCACCGGCACCCTGTTCGGCGTCGCGCTGAACTATCAGGGCCTGTTGCGCAGCCACCTGGAATCCTTCACCCAGCCGCCCTACCAGAAGCCACCGGTCAAGCCGGTGCTGTTCATCAAGACCCCCAACACCCGCAACGTCCACGGCGGCGCCGTGATCTACCCGAAGGGTGTCGAGCGCCTGCAACCGGGCCCGGCGCTGGGCGTGGTGATCGGCAAGAGCACCAGCCGGGTCAGCGCGGAAAACGCCCTGCAGCACGTCGCCGGCTACACCATCGTCAACGAATTCAGCCTGCCGGAAGACAGCTACTACCGCCCCGCCGTCAAGGCCAAGTGCCGCGACGGTTTCTGCGCCCTCGGCCCGGAACTGGTGCCGGCGGCACAGGTGGCCGATCCCCATGGGCTGGAACTCAAGCTGTGGGTCAACGGCGAGCTGCGCCAACACAACAGCACCGCCAACTTCGTACGCGGCATCCCCCAGTTGATCGCCGAACTCAGCGAGTTCATGACCCTGCACGAGGGCGACGTGCTGATCACCGGCACCCCCGAAGGCCGCGTCGACGTCAAGCCCGGCGACCGCGTCGAAGTGGAGATCAGCGGCCTGGGCCGTCTCGCCAATCACGTTGTTGCCGAAACAGCCGCCGAAATAGCCGCCGAATAAGGAGCCGCCATGAAACACGCCCGCATCCGTTATCAAGGCCAGGTCCACGACGTGGTGGTCAACGCGCCCAACAGCGTGAAACTGGCCGATGGCCGTGTGCTCGCCGAGGATCAGGTCGAGTGGCTGCCACCGGCCACCGGCAGCATGTTCGCCCTGGGCCTGAACTACGCCGACCACGCCGCCGAACTGGCCTTCAAGCCGCCGACCGAGCCGCTGGTGTTCATCAAGTCCCCCGGCACCTACACCGGCCACAACCAGGTCACCTGGCG
Protein-coding sequences here:
- the hpaA gene encoding 4-hydroxyphenylacetate catabolism regulatory protein HpaA, which codes for MSDRQPIPNINIGQVYDQRYADSQVHYDKLSNLAGFFGRNMPVHRHDRFFQVHYVKSGAVRVYLDDQQYLESGPMFFLTPPTIAHSFVTEADSEGHVLTVRQQLVWELIEADSRLASGPQVAPACVALARLGPGFAGEARRLALLFDELQEEVAGQGAGHAPALEALTRLILISLLRLSANSLKARPARHEDLHIFHRFNELIEAQYLEHWPLSRYAGQIGVTEARLNDVCRRIADLPSKRLVYERLMQESKRLLLFTASSVNEICYQLGFKDPAYFSRFFQRYAKMTPGEYRARQGAVKPSS
- a CDS encoding fumarylacetoacetate hydrolase family protein, with product MSRALHEVATGTLFGVALNYQGLLRSHLESFTQPPYQKPPVKPVLFIKTPNTRNVHGGAVIYPKGVERLQPGPALGVVIGKSTSRVSAENALQHVAGYTIVNEFSLPEDSYYRPAVKAKCRDGFCALGPELVPAAQVADPHGLELKLWVNGELRQHNSTANFVRGIPQLIAELSEFMTLHEGDVLITGTPEGRVDVKPGDRVEVEISGLGRLANHVVAETAAEIAAE